ACTATTTCCCATTAAAGAATTGGTTCAAAGAGGCATAAGCCCAAAATATTTAAACTTTACAATGTAGACTGCAAAGGGAACAAATAGGAAAATAACTCTGCATATATCTTTGGTGATCCTCATCTCTTATCAATCAATATCACTTGATATAACGCCGTTGATGCAACTTGAAAATAATCACTTACAGAGTTTCAACTTCTTGAAGAATGATGAAACTATAGACTTGGGATATGGCTTTGTAGCAAGACAGGTAGGAAAATTTTCAGGTTGTTCAGTCCATAGTTTATGAGCAATGCCAGCAGCTGTCAGTTTTTCTGACAAGTTCAAGATCTGGGGTTCTCCTTTAACCTCCAGTGTAACCTGCAAAACCATAAAAGCAGTTCTGTCTCTGTTATTTCAGGATCTATTATGGGATTTAACAGAACAGTCAACTTTCTTAGCCATATAAACGTATGTCCAGAGTAATTGGGTGAATTCACAAAAATAAAGCTTCAATCTTCAGCTCCTACAACGGAAATCTCCCTGAGAATCTAAGTGATTGCATTATTTGAGTGACCCCAATCTCCGCAACAATAAGTTAATCCAGTTTCATTTCTAAGGGGGATCGATTCCAAAATCAATGAGTAATTAAGGAGGCCATCACTGTAGCCCAGGCAGCAAGTACAAGGCAAGAACTTCTCTTGGATACAGGAAAATACAATATTGCAAATCAAATATTACCATAGTAGGGTCACACTAGTAATGAGGTTGAGTTGATGCACAGCCTGTTTTAGTAACAATGTTGCACATATCAGATCCCTTCCAGTTGCCTGTGGCACAGATTAATATAGATAATTTAGTTTCATGATAATTTATGATGCTCAATATATGTCTAGACTAGATAAATTGTCCTACTAGTTTCctctttgatttatttatttattttgggtgggTAGTAACCTTTGACTGGTTTTATACTGCCCAAAAGAATCAGACAAACTTATTAGCTTCACATATTTGATTTAATCATGGTTTTGTAACTATGTGAATTCTTCTGTTCTGCAgtaagtttttatttatttaattttggaTTTCTCTCTGCGTTTTCTCACATGCACATATATGGGTTTTGTTTACTCTTTAATAAATATGCCTAAGAAAAATTTTCCGTTCAATGATGTTTATATATTTTCAAACAGAAGATCATTTGCCATTTATTCTTTTATCTTATTGGTACTATTTGTCTATATATTCAAATTATAGTGAAAGTAGCAGTAGAGCAGCAGCAGGATATCCAAGGCGAAGTCTATACATCCATATTGTTTCTCTTGTTCAAAGCTTATTGAAACATCATATCTTGAGCAGCCTATTTAGTTCTTTTAATTTTGAAGCAcaattttttatcttcttcctaGGTCTGATCGCatagttctttttcttcttttccattctgcagaattttttattttcaccgACCCTAATACTCAGGAAATCACTGATCATCAGCACTACTCGTTAAACCCTTCAGGAAACCCAGATTTCTAAAAAATCATGTGACTCATGTcacataaaaaatcaacttGGTTTTACTGCTTCATTTCCCACTGACTATATTATTCAAAGGCTTCAAGCTTTTATTGTCCTTATTATGCTGATAAAggcctctcttttttttccttctgtgCACAGTCGATCATTCTTAAATGATAGACATGCATAGTGCAAGGATCACTTTCAAATTCTCACATAAAAACTACACAAAGAGCTAATAATTCATCATCAAGCAGCAGGAATTAAACTGCAAAAGATCAACTTTTTCTGGAAACCAAAGATACATAATTAACAACCTATTTGATATTTTCAAGATTTTAATACAACATAAACTCAGGTAAAAGATTGATGGTGGGATGTAAAAATGAATATCTATGGAACCATGTAAATACCACTGTGCATCTGTGCCTCGGCATACCATGGGCTCATTCACTAGAAACTGATCAAAGCTAACATCAAAGCCTGTCAACCTGTTTAACTTATGATTTGCTTCTAAATGGCCACTATGGCATGTAACCTGCAGCCCATTCTTATAAACAAGAGCAGAAGCCACATATCTATAGATCACGGTAGTTTGGTTGTAGTCTCTTCCGTCTATATGTTAAGTTTGGAGAGTAGCTCCCTATGAAGCAGAAGGTAAAATAGCCTACTCATTACACATGCATCAGCATACAGACATGGGGATATATTTTTCAGCACCCACAAGGATTTAGCTTACTTAGCACCTTGCAGAACTGAAGGGGCACGAAATGCTAGCAAAAGGTTCAATTCAACCATTGATGAAAACCCTGCAAAGGCTTAAGTTATTTTTCCTCAATGCAAATAAGAAGTCAAACCGTAAATTTCTTACAgaaattaaagatttttttttttttttggatgaataaataattcattaccagaGAGAAGAAGATATACAAAGGAAGGCGGGGGGGGGAGGAAGGCTTTAGAGAAGCCACCCACCGGCgggaaaacaaagaaagactaaatcaaacccagagatacaaattttttttttttttgggggttggggtggTGGGGAGCATACATACTATCAAGAAGAGGGATGGACTTTGGATGAGATCAACTTGGAGGTTCCAAGAAGTAATAATGTGGGAGTTTCTGGGGGAGGAGGGGATGGGCCGAATTGGGAGGGCATGGACTTTGGatgtaacatcaaagtagatagctttccaaatcatatccGACGAACgagatttgggggtccatctatgAATGTTACACTCCAACCAGAGATGATTGATGGTAGCAGAAATTAAAGATTACCATAAAGAAAACTACACATTTTTTTCTAACCAATTGTATAGCTATGTGAATGTCACAGTAAATTAGGATGGATCAGTCTGATGGGTTCTTATGATAAATCCGCAATCCGCATTTCCTCTCCTTGTTGCGTGAACAAAGATAAACACATGTACTGCAACACACACATATTGCAAGACCTTGCTGACCTAGACGCTCCTATCAAAGAGGTGACAAAATTGAATCCAACCATAATAGAATTAGAATGAACTATTCTTATGAGAGGACTGTTTAGTAATCATATTAACAAAAAGTTACCAATCAAAACCCAATATAAGTTCAGAGATAAAATCAGAATTCAAATTTCGGTTTCAGTCCCTGAAGGAAATGCACTCTACATAGCTATTCGTGGAAAAACCTCAAAGAGTTCAAACGAAAACAGAATTTGACAACCAAAagcataaaaggggaaaaaaaaaatcttaccttGTGCATGGAATTGATATTCTCAGGGCTGCAGTAATCGAGGGTATGGGCGTCGTCCTTATGACTCCAAATCGCCGATACAGAAGCGTGGCAGCCTTGGGTGATAATGCTTCCAAGTGGCCATGAATCGATTAGATCTCGACGGAGAACGATATACTGAACTAGAACATCAGCATCTGGGGTGTTTCCGACGGCATTTCCTGAATCAGAAGCAAGAGAACTGGCCTCTCCTGCTGCATCTACGGTGGAACTGCTCATTGATTCCGAACAATGCCGatgtaaaaccctaaacctcgaACCGGTTGGAAGAGAAACCCTAAGCCTGATACTAGACGAAGGAGAATGGTAGCAATTGTGaatagaaggaagagaaagacgaGGTGAGAGCAGTGCGAGCATCTCTGCAGCAGACAAACCGGTTTGAAATCAACGTTTAAAAGCTACCCAACACCGGCTTGGTCTAATATCTAACCGGGAAACTCGAACCATTAATGAATCGAATCGGACTGAACCGGTTCATCTGGCCTCCATGTCTCATGCGTTCAAGGCTTTCCTCTGCAACTAATAAAGATTAGAATTTTCAACGTTATCTGCAAGTCAAGGCTTCTTCAATTCGGGAGCATGAGCTTGGAGAATCCCCTTCCTCTCTCAATGTCTAGGGGATTAGGGGAGGTATCCTCAAGCTTCTCTTCGAGATCGAGCTTATCATCTTCTACCACGAAGCTAGAGACGAAGACTCGTACGGTTCTAGAAGCAGTTGCAGAGTTCGAGCTTCCGAAGACTTCAGCTCTACCTCCATCCGTACGTAGTTCTTTTCGATCTCTAGCGATTTCTACGGTATCGGATTCTCAAACTCTAGTATACATTGGTACTCATAGCGGGAAGATCATCTTACTCTCTCTTAATTCCTCCTCGGTCGTTGCTTCTAATTCGGATCCTGCAAATCAAACCGATTGTGAAGCTTCTTTCTCCAAGAGACTCACTTTTTTGAGATCTTTATCGGTTAGTGACTGTTCAGTGGATACGATACAGGAGTGTGTGGaaattgggaaacttcttgTGGTTTCCGATGGATTTATGTTTTTGATGGATTTGCATCTATCGCAACCAATTCGGAGATTGAATTTTCCACGGGGAGCAACTGTTGTTTCTAGGAGATTGCGTGGCATAGACTCAACGAGTTCAGATCTTCTTGGGGATGGGGTTCCTCGGTCTGAATTATCTAGCGCTAGCCAAAGGTTTCTTCAGAGGTTAGGAGGAGGGATTAGGGCAAATGGTACGAAATCTAGGGGTTATGAATCGCTCAGAGAAGGTAACTGTGTCGTTGCAGTTGCAGTGGGGAAAAGGCTGATTTTGATAGAGCTCCTCTTATCCAGTAGAACGGATAGAACTGATCGCGATGCTGATACTGGAGAGATTTTCCTTGTTCTAAAAGAGATTCAGAGTATTGAGGGGGTCAAGACGATGGTGTGGCTTGATGATTCAATAATTGTGGGCACTGTTAATGGATACACATTGTTCTCTTGCGTTACGGGGCAAAGTGAACCATTATTTTCACTTCCAGATACATCTAGTCCTCCGTGCTTGAAACCTCTGGTTAAAGACCATAATGTGCTTTTGTTTGTTGACAATGTCGGTATCATCGTTAATGCTTTTGGGCAGCCAGTTGGTGGGAGCTTGATCTTTCGATGTGTTCCAGATTCTGTTGGGGAGATATCTTCTTATGTGATAGTTGTAAAGGATGGAAATATTGATTTGTACCACAAGAAAACAAGCCTCTGCATTCAGTCACTGTATTTTGCAATGGAAGGGGTTGGTCCATGCATTGTCGCAAATGAGGAGACTGGGACTGGGGAGTTTGTTGTTTTTGCAACACCTTCCAAGGTAGGTTTTCTATACCTATCCAAATATCTTGATCAACATAAATTTCAATGTCATTATAAATTCAGCATAGCAAGTGTTTCATGAACTCTTATCCAGGAATTATCTAGACAGTGAGTCACATGTGCTGCAAGTCTAATACAATTCAGAATCTAAAAAACCATGTTTGAAAATAGTCAAAATGAGTCTAAGACTTAACTTGGTTGACCAACTTGTGATTTGAACCAGTTAGTATCATTGGTCTGGCTCTAATACTATAGAGGAAACTGAGGTTGGAATTCCATAACATGAAGATAATATATCTACCATATGCTGTCCTTTATAGGCTAATCCATCGCATAATTCCTGCATGGCATTGAGATAATATGTACCATTTTCATTTAGGTCCATTACTTCATATCTATATGTAACTTGTATCACGTAAGCTAAGTTAATTAGGAAGTTGTTAGAGTAATTACTTTTGTCTGGAGATTCTGGATGTATGTTCTTTTCATCTGTAATATTGACTCATATAATGCTTCCTGTTCTTAAGTGTTTGCAAATG
This Macadamia integrifolia cultivar HAES 741 chromosome 10, SCU_Mint_v3, whole genome shotgun sequence DNA region includes the following protein-coding sequences:
- the LOC122091351 gene encoding putative peptidyl-tRNA hydrolase PTRHD1 isoform X1 codes for the protein MLALLSPRLSLPSIHNCYHSPSSSIRLRVSLPTGSRFRVLHRHCSESMSSSTVDAAGEASSLASDSGNAVGNTPDADVLVQYIVLRRDLIDSWPLGSIITQGCHASVSAIWSHKDDAHTLDYCSPENINSMHKVTLEVKGEPQILNLSEKLTAAGIAHKLWTEQPENFPTCLATKPYPKSIVSSFFKKLKLCK
- the LOC122091351 gene encoding uncharacterized protein LOC122091351 isoform X2, coding for MLALLSPRLSLPSIHNCYHSPSSSIRLRVSLPTGSRFRVLHRHCSESMSSSTVDAAGEASSLASDSGNAVGNTPDADVLVQYIVLRRDLIDSWPLGSIITQGCHASVSAIWSHKDDAHTLDYCSPENINSMHKATGRDLICATLLLKQAVHQLNLITSVTLLWLHWRLKENPRS